In a genomic window of Meleagris gallopavo isolate NT-WF06-2002-E0010 breed Aviagen turkey brand Nicholas breeding stock chromosome 1, Turkey_5.1, whole genome shotgun sequence:
- the TPT1 gene encoding translationally-controlled tumor protein has product MFSDIYKIREVANGLCLEVEGKMVTRTEGQIDDSLIGGNASAEGPEGEGTEATVITGVDIVINHHLQETSFTKESYKKYIKDYMKAIKARLEEHKPERVKPFMTGAAEQIKHILANFKNYQFFVGENMNPDGMVALLDFREDGVTPYMIFFKDGLEIEKC; this is encoded by the exons ATGTTCTCGGACATCTACAAGATCCGCGAGGTGGCGAACGGCCTGTGCCTGGAAGTGGAGGGGAAG ATGGTCACCAGGACAGAGGGTCAAATTGATGACTCTCTAATTGGTGGCAATGCCTCTGCTGAAGGTCCTGAGGGAGAGGGGACAGAAGCCACGGTGATAACCGGTGTGGATATAGTGATAAACCACCACCTTCAGGAGACCAGCTTCACAAAAGAGTCGTACAAGAAGTACATCAAGGACTACATGAAAGC aatcAAAGCCAGACTTGAGGAACACAAGCCGGAGAGAGTAAAGCCTTTTATGACAGGGGCTGCAGAACAAATCAAACACATCCTTGCCAACTTCAAAAACTACCAG TTCTTTGTAGGAGAGAACATGAATCCAGATGGTATGGTGGCTCTCCTGGATTTCCGTGAGGATGGTGTGACCCCTTATATGATTTTCTTTAAGGATGGCTTAGAGATTGAGAAATGT